A region from the Drosophila takahashii strain IR98-3 E-12201 chromosome 2L, DtakHiC1v2, whole genome shotgun sequence genome encodes:
- the LOC108058208 gene encoding uncharacterized protein: protein MCIKTCDDIKFGDNSDGGHEGEKNNVILSKSNSGYEHFRLQLQLQAKLNKQKHKGRKLPNFKILMCCCYFIIIVLMI, encoded by the coding sequence ATGTGCATAAAAACCTGCGACGACATCAAATTCGGTGACAATAGCGACGGAGGCCATGAAGGTGAAAAGAATAACGTCATCCTCAGTAAATCCAATTCGGGCTACGAGCACTTCCGACTTCAACTGCAGCTGCAGGCCAAGCTAAATAAGCAAAAGCACAAAGGCCGCAAATTGCCCAACTTTAAGATTCTCATGTGTTGTTGCTACTTTATCATCATAGTCTTGATGATATGA
- the LOC108061062 gene encoding uncharacterized protein, with amino-acid sequence MGEMWNKPYMGIIISFMLASCGMAIPTELTRYSQLGQGPLTEANNSVVSTTNQLGLQADTSSVAPDFEYALLGEDPQDQQWFRVSLTPKTNKTGYRAQFATRKHPPFDSQVAHRHDKTIQDLLNWLDRSEDQSLWKVYRDLLAYTPQAESSQEFEPHGNEIEKEEKVPRKQGCPRHNHRLLLVGDEGTSTTKLPPTSKSQRQSESNMVYFIKGLK; translated from the exons ATGGGCGAAATGTGGAACAAACCGTATATGGGAATAATAATATCTTTTATGTTGGCCAGCTGTGGAATGGCCATACCGACCGAGTTGACCAGATACTCACAGTTGGG ACAAGGTCCCTTAACGGAGGCCAATAACAGCGTAGTGAGCACCACCAATCAACTGGGTTTGCAAGCGGACACATCGTCTGTAGCTCCGGACTTTGAATACGCCCTTCTGGGTGAGGATCCCCAGGATCAGCAGTGGTTTCGTGTCAGCCTCACACCGAAAACCAACAAAACGGGCTACCGGGCACAGTTCGCCACCCGGAAGCATCCGCCCTTCGATTCGCAGGTTGCCCATCGTCATGATAAGACCATTCAGGATCTGCTCAACTGGCTGGACCGTTCCGAGGATCAGAGTCTGTGGAAAGTTTATCGTGATCTTTTGGCCTACACACCGCAGGCAGAGTCATCGCAGGAGTTCGAGCCTCATGGCAACGAAATTGAGAAAGAGGAAAAGGTGCCGAGGAAGCAGGGATGCCCGAGGCACAATCATCGGCTGCTCCTCGTCGGAGATGAGGGCACCAGCACTACAAAATTACCACCAACAAGCAAAAGTCAACGGCAATCGGAAAGCAACATGGTCTATTTTATAAAGGGGCTTAAGTGA